GCACGCGCGTGGCAATCGCCTGGATGTCCTCCGGCGTCGCGTGCGCCCTGCCGTGCAGGATGGCTCGCGCCTTCGCGCCGAGCACCAGGTACTGCGACGCTCGCGGACCGGCTCCCCACGCAACCCATCGTTTCACGAAATCGGGCGCCTGTTCGTTCGCCGGGCGCGAACGCGACGCCAGGTTGACGGCGTATTCGACGACGTAATCCGCGATCGGGACACGCCGCACGAGCTCTTGGAGTCGAGCCACGTCCTCTCGGCTGACGACGCTCTCGATCTGCGGATCGAGAGCCGATGTCGTCGTCAGGACGATCTCCTTCTCCTCGTCCACCGACGGGTACTCCATGTAGAGGCTGAACATGAACCGGTCGAGCTGGGCTTCGGGCAGCGGATAGGTGCCCTCCTGCTCAATGGGGTTCTGCGTCGCCAGCACGAAGAACGGCAGAGGGAGTTCGTAGGTCGTTCCGCCGGTCGAGACGCGGTACTCCTGCATCGCCTGAAGCAGCGCGGCTTGCGTCTTGGGCGGCGTGCGATTGATCTCGTCGGCGAGGACGACGTTGGCGAAGATGGGACCCCGCAGGAACTGGAACGCCCTTTTCCCAGTCGTCGGGTCTTCCTGGATGATGTCGGTTCCGATGATGTCGGTCGGCATGAGGTCCGGCGTGAACTGGACGCGGTTGAAGTCGAGGTCCAGCGCGCGCGCCAGCGTGCCGATCACGAGCGTCTTGGCGAGACCCGGAACGCCGACGAGCAGGCAGTGCCCGCGCGACACGAGGGCGATCAGGAGGTCGTCCAGTACCTCCTGCTGACCCACGATGATCTTGCGGAGCTCCTTGAGGAGGCGAAGCCGAGTCTCATCGAAGTACCGGATATCGAGGGCATCGGCATCCGTGGCGGGTCGGTCGTCGTTCACGCGGCTTCGTCTCCTGAGATCGCGACTCAAGGGCGGCGGCAACCGGGGTTCACCCGCGCAGTCTACCACGCGTCGCAGGGCTCCGCAAAAACGAACGCGCCTCCACGATCCCCGTTGACACGCACGTTGAAGCGGCGAGTGCGCAGGGCTGTTTCATGAAGCCACTCGGTTCCCGCACGGCGGGGTCCAGACGAACGCCCGCTGCTCCGACGGGACACCAGCCGTCCATGGAGCCACCGTTTCCGCTCCGTCGCTCCCGCGAAGGCGGGGCTCGCGGGAATGACCCGTTGGGTTGACCCGATTCGGGATCAGGCGGTCCGTTCATGAAACAGCCCTGCGAGTGCGTCTATCCGCTTGACGCGTGCGCCCTTCCGACCCACGCAGGAACCAGGCGGCATGGTGCAACGCCTGGCACGGCGAACGTGGTACCGCCTGGGAAACCGATCCTGGCAGGAGTCCGTTGCTCTGATGAGGCAGGCGACGTCAACGCGGGTCCAGGGAATAGGGAGGTCCCTCATGCCCAATCACTTCGGCAGCGATCTGACCCGACAGTTCTCAGCGTGCATCGAGGCTCTGACGCAGCCCGACGCCATGCGCCGCAGCCCGTACATCGAAGACGTCATCGCCGTTGACGGGAACGCTGGCTGGCGGCTGTTCGAGGCGGCAGCGCACAACGACCTGGACGCCGCCCGACAACT
This genomic stretch from Candidatus Poribacteria bacterium harbors:
- a CDS encoding MoxR family ATPase, whose amino-acid sequence is MNDDRPATDADALDIRYFDETRLRLLKELRKIIVGQQEVLDDLLIALVSRGHCLLVGVPGLAKTLVIGTLARALDLDFNRVQFTPDLMPTDIIGTDIIQEDPTTGKRAFQFLRGPIFANVVLADEINRTPPKTQAALLQAMQEYRVSTGGTTYELPLPFFVLATQNPIEQEGTYPLPEAQLDRFMFSLYMEYPSVDEEKEIVLTTTSALDPQIESVVSREDVARLQELVRRVPIADYVVEYAVNLASRSRPANEQAPDFVKRWVAWGAGPRASQYLVLGAKARAILHGRAHATPEDIQAIATRVLRHRILVNFSAEADGISSLDVVHRLIEAVDVPFRERRRQT